The following are encoded in a window of Bradyrhizobium sp. WBOS07 genomic DNA:
- a CDS encoding SDR family NAD(P)-dependent oxidoreductase → MEHPKYKIALIVGAGEGLSASLARLLSAQNIRVALAARKIEKLGALCSETGAKAYACNAADPEEVERLFGLVEREIGTPDLVVYNASGRTRGPFVDLIPADVANAIAVSAYGGFLVAQQAAKRMLPNKHGAILFTGASASVKGYAQSASFAMGKFALRGLAQSLARELSPQGIHVAHFVIDGGIRSAARTEAADRPDSMLDPDAIAQSYWNVLQQPRSAWSWELELRPWVENF, encoded by the coding sequence ATGGAACATCCGAAATACAAGATCGCCCTCATCGTCGGCGCCGGCGAAGGCCTGAGCGCGTCGCTGGCGCGGCTGCTCTCCGCCCAGAATATTCGCGTGGCGCTGGCCGCGCGCAAGATCGAGAAGCTTGGCGCGCTCTGCAGCGAGACCGGCGCGAAGGCCTATGCCTGCAACGCGGCGGATCCGGAGGAGGTCGAGCGGCTGTTCGGCCTGGTCGAGCGCGAGATCGGCACGCCCGACCTCGTGGTCTACAATGCCAGCGGCCGCACGCGCGGGCCGTTCGTCGATCTCATTCCGGCCGACGTCGCCAACGCGATCGCGGTCAGCGCCTATGGCGGTTTCCTGGTGGCGCAACAGGCCGCAAAACGCATGCTGCCGAACAAGCACGGTGCGATTCTGTTCACGGGCGCTTCGGCCAGCGTCAAGGGCTATGCGCAGTCGGCCTCGTTCGCGATGGGCAAGTTCGCGCTACGCGGACTGGCACAGAGCCTGGCGCGGGAGCTGTCGCCGCAGGGCATTCATGTCGCGCATTTCGTGATCGACGGCGGCATTAGGAGCGCGGCGCGGACGGAGGCCGCGGACAGACCGGATTCGATGCTCGACCCCGATGCGATCGCGCAGAGCTATTGGAACGTCTTGCAGCAGCCGCGCAGCGCCTGGAGCTGGGAGCTGGAGCTGCGGCCCTGGGTGGAGAATTTTTGA
- a CDS encoding enoyl-CoA hydratase encodes MTTETSIDTGTNELLCVIRDRVAVITLNRSEARNSLSDALTPALRTMIRTCGEDRDVGALLLTGAGEAFCAGGNVKGMGAHRDPKKLEMSFDDKVADLQERQRLLTGALVSVRKPTIAALPGPAVGAGLAIAMACDIRIAARSAFVATGYARIALSGDYGIAWLLTRLVGTARARELMFTGDRVDAARAEAIGLVNRVVPDDKLQTEAFALARSLAEGPRLALRYMKDNLDEAVLFDFETARDHEAERLVRLTTTADHKEAVQAFIEKRKAVFTGK; translated from the coding sequence ATGACCACGGAAACCAGCATCGACACCGGTACCAACGAGCTCCTCTGCGTCATCCGCGACCGCGTCGCCGTCATCACGCTGAACCGGTCGGAGGCGCGCAATTCGCTGTCGGACGCGCTGACGCCGGCGCTGCGCACGATGATCCGGACCTGTGGCGAGGATCGCGACGTCGGTGCGCTGCTGCTCACCGGCGCGGGCGAGGCCTTCTGCGCCGGCGGCAACGTCAAGGGCATGGGTGCGCATCGCGACCCCAAGAAGCTCGAAATGTCCTTCGACGATAAGGTCGCCGATCTCCAGGAGCGGCAGCGGCTGCTGACCGGCGCGCTGGTGTCGGTGCGCAAGCCGACCATCGCCGCCCTGCCCGGCCCCGCGGTCGGTGCCGGCCTTGCCATCGCGATGGCCTGCGACATCCGCATTGCCGCGCGATCGGCCTTCGTCGCCACCGGCTATGCCCGCATCGCGCTGTCGGGCGATTACGGCATCGCTTGGCTGCTGACGCGGCTGGTCGGCACCGCGCGGGCACGCGAATTGATGTTCACCGGCGACCGCGTCGATGCCGCACGGGCTGAAGCGATCGGGCTCGTCAACCGTGTCGTGCCCGACGACAAATTGCAGACGGAGGCGTTCGCGCTGGCCAGATCGCTCGCCGAAGGCCCGCGCCTCGCGCTGCGCTACATGAAGGACAATCTCGACGAGGCCGTGCTGTTCGACTTCGAGACCGCGCGCGACCACGAAGCCGAGCGGCTGGTGCGCCTGACCACGACCGCCGATCACAAGGAGGCGGTGCAGGCCTTCATCGAGAAGCGCAAAGCGGTGTTCACGGGGAAGTAG